Part of the Tepidibacillus fermentans genome, TGGGACATCTTGTATAAATACATTGATTCCTTTTGATTTTATATAACGGAGATTTTCTAAGTCATTATCATCTACATAAACCTTTTTACTAATTTGACGTTTCCCTTGTGAAAAATGCATGTTTCCAACATTTACATCTTTGATAGGTACACCACCGTCAATTAATTTCTTGACCACCTCAGGTGTTTTACATATTATAAAGATTTTTTGCGATGGAGTAGCTTTATGAATAATATTAATGGTGTGTTCTACCGTAAAAAATCTAATTCCTGCACCTGATGATTCAGCTGTTACGGCCATTAGTTGCTGTTGTAATGGGTCTTTTGCTACTTGATCATCAACAACGACTAACAAATTGGCACCTAATGAGGTTGTCCATGTTACTCCTACTTGACCATGTACTAATCGATTATCAATGCGAGTTAGTAAAATATTTGGTTCTGCCATTTAAATCACCGCCTAGTTTAAATTCTTTTCTTTCGTTCCATACATCTTACTTTAATATGATTGATGGGTTTCTAGATATGGATCCCCCCTTTTACTAAAAATGAATTCTATTTATTGTAGGGATGTATAATTACACCCTTTACTACCCTATTCACACTTCCATCAGGACACGGGTTATCAGGGGTATGCCCTAATTGAATCGATTTAAAAAACGAAAACATTTGAGCAATTAAAACGTAATTAAAGATTAAATAAACATCATCTTTATATACTTTGCCTTGGTCACTGATGTAAAAATAATTATCTACTAAACTTTCAATTTCTTCATTTTTATCGGAGGAGACAGCTATTAATTTATGATAATTCTTTTCTGAAGCCAGTTCTTTTAGCAAATCAATTTCATATTTTCGTGTATAGGCATTATTTGATATATATGAAACAATCAGTGTTTGATTATTTATCATTGTTTTTGGTCCATGCCTTAATCCTAAAGAAGATTCATAAGTTGCAATAAGTTCTCCATTTGTTAGTTCTAATGTCTTTAATGCAGATTCTGTAGCTAACCCTTTTAACGAAGACGATCCTAAATAGATAATTCTTTCGAAATCGTTTTCAGCTAAATCTTTAATTAACGGAGCCATTTTATCCAATATTTTTTCCCCATTACCGATGATCAATTTAATTTCTTGCTCGATCTCTTCAAGATTCTCAAAAAGAAGGAGCGCTGCTAATGTCATTGAACTAAAGCTACCTGTCATTGCAAAACCTTGATCATTAGAATCCTCAGGCATTAGAAGAAGCAAACTGTTTGGATCATTTTGAGTCTTTTTGGCTAAACTTCCTTCAGGATTACATGTAATAACAATTTGATATACCTCATTGACAATTTGTTTAGCAAGGTCTACAGTAGCAATACTTTCGGGGCTGTTTCCTGATCTAGCAAAAGAAATAAGTAACGTTGGAATAGCTGAAAATAAATAATTTTCAGGATTAGTTACAATGTCTGTCGTTGCTATTGATTCAAATTTTCCTGGATATTTTTTATTTAGATAGGGAACAACGCTCTCACCAACAAAAGCTGATGTTCCTGCACCTGTAAAAATAATTCTTATCTTATCCTTTTTTAAAATATGATTTAAAAAAGAATCGATTGAGTCTTTATTTCGTTTTACAATATCTAAAGTTTCTTTCCATAACCTTGGTTGTTGTCGAATCTCTTTTGCAGTAATATAACCCGTTATTTTTTTTAAATATTCTTCATCATATCCAAAAAATTTCTCCATTTCCCCTCGTCCTTTCATATTGTTTGTATATTCTCTTAACAAATCTTATTATTATATAATAATATTATGTCGTCATTACCAGTTAAATAAAAAAATTATATATTTAACACCACACGATATTTAAATCGATCCCCTCTAGCAATTCCCACCGTATATTCAATGATTCCAATTTTGTCAAAGGTTGTTCTTTCAATCATCATACTTGGACGATTTTCTTCATATTCAAGAAGTTGTGCTTCATGTTTTCTTGTATTTACTGATTGAAAGCTTTCCTCTGCTTTTATAAAACTTACATTAAATCTTTCAGTCAAAATATCATATAAAGCTTTCTGTTCTAAGTCACTTTGTTTAACATTCGGAAAACGCTGATATGGTAAATAGGTTGTTTCA contains:
- the agaB gene encoding PTS galactosamine transporter subunit IIB, coding for MAEPNILLTRIDNRLVHGQVGVTWTTSLGANLLVVVDDQVAKDPLQQQLMAVTAESSGAGIRFFTVEHTINIIHKATPSQKIFIICKTPEVVKKLIDGGVPIKDVNVGNMHFSQGKRQISKKVYVDDNDLENLRYIKSKGINVFIQDVPGDIKENIE
- a CDS encoding SIS domain-containing protein, with amino-acid sequence MEKFFGYDEEYLKKITGYITAKEIRQQPRLWKETLDIVKRNKDSIDSFLNHILKKDKIRIIFTGAGTSAFVGESVVPYLNKKYPGKFESIATTDIVTNPENYLFSAIPTLLISFARSGNSPESIATVDLAKQIVNEVYQIVITCNPEGSLAKKTQNDPNSLLLLMPEDSNDQGFAMTGSFSSMTLAALLLFENLEEIEQEIKLIIGNGEKILDKMAPLIKDLAENDFERIIYLGSSSLKGLATESALKTLELTNGELIATYESSLGLRHGPKTMINNQTLIVSYISNNAYTRKYEIDLLKELASEKNYHKLIAVSSDKNEEIESLVDNYFYISDQGKVYKDDVYLIFNYVLIAQMFSFFKSIQLGHTPDNPCPDGSVNRVVKGVIIHPYNK